A region of the Roseiflexus sp. RS-1 genome:
ATGATAGTGTCGTGTTGCAAGCCAATCAGTGGTACCACATTGCAGCAACGTATGAAAACGGCAATGCGCGCGTGTTTGTCAACGGCGTTGCGGGAACATCAGGGACGGTTGGCGCAGTGAGTCACATGCCGGTCCTGCGCCTGGGCGGATTGACTAGCTACGGCTTCTTTGCCGGTCAGATCGACGACGTCCGCATCTCGCGGATCGTGCGGTACACGGGCAGCTTCACACCACCATCGATGCCGCTGCCAGCGGATGCCAATACTATCGCGCTCTACCTCTTCGATGAAGGGAGCGGGCAGACGGCGTATGATGCGTCGGGGAACGGGTATCATCTGACGCTTGGACGAAGCGCTGGCGTGGACAGCGCCGATCCGCAGCGCGTTGTATCGAGTGCGCCGGGCAGATAAAAGCAGCATATGTTTGCCGCAGAGCGCAGGCGAAGTGTGGTACGATAGCAGGCAAGACAATCCACGTTCAGGACGATTGGGAAGAGAGACATGCCAGCATCGATCACCGGGTTACTGCGCCCCGACATTGCCGCGCTCGAGCCGTACACGCCAATTGTGCCGCTTGAGACCCTCGCCGAACGCCTGGGGTTGCCGGTCGAACGCATCATCAAACTCGATGCTAACGAGAATCCGTATGGTCCATCTCCGCACGCGCTCGCGGCGCTTGCCGCCGTCGAGCGTGACGCGCCGCATCGCTACGCCATCTACCCCGACCCGGATCACGTCCGTCTGCGGGCGGCGCTCAGCCGGTACATCGGTCAACCGCCAGAGCGGATCATCTGCGGCGCAGGATCCGATGAGTTGATCGACCTGCTCATGCGTGCGACGCTTCGCCCTGGAGACACGATGATCGATTGCCCGCCAACCTTTGCGATGTACAGTTTCGACGCTGCGTTGTACGGCGCGCGGGTGGTTCCGGTTCCGCGCACCGACCAGTTCGATGTCGATATCGAAGGGGTAGCGGAGGCGGTCGAGCGCGAGGGTGCGAAACTGCTCTTCCTGGCGGCGCCGAACAATCCGACCGGTACGCCGCTTGCGCGAAGTGATGTCGAGCGCCTGCTCGACCTGCCGATCATCCTGGCGATTGATGAAGCGTATGCCGAGTTTGCCGGAACGAGCGTTGTCGATATGGTTGGCGCCTGCCCGAACCTGGTCGTTCTGCGCACCTTCAGCAAATGGGCCGGGCTTGCGGGGCTGCGCATCGGCTACGCGGCGATGCATGAGGATGTGGCTGCATATGTATGGAAGATCAAACAACCGTACAATGTGAATGTCGCTGCCGAAGTTGCTGCGATCGCCTCGCTCGACGACCTGGAGGAGCGCATGGCGACCGTTGCGCGCATTGTCGCCGAACGCGAGCGTCTGGCGGCGGCGCTTGCGGCGCTGCCTGGCTTTCGCGTCTATCCCAGCGCCGCGAATTTTCTGCTCTGCCGGATAACGGGCGGCGCTGCGCGTGCGCGCACCATTTGCGACGGTCTGGCGCAGCGCGGTATTCTCATTCGCTACTTCAATCGCCCTGGTCTCGATGATTGTATTCGTATCAGCGTCGGGCGTCCTGAGCAGAACGATGCGCTGTTGCACGCTCTGAGGGAACTGGTGTAGCGTTGCGCCCGCGCTCCTGGGGCGCAGCGCTGCGTGCGGGCGCGACGCGCGCGTTCAGCGGAGGGTAGACCGAAATTATGGTCTTTGAAGAAATAATCCGCTACAGCCCGCGCAGGCGGGCTTCGCCTTGGCTAGCCGAGGGCTTCAGCCCCACGGCTAGCGCGGTATAGCGGAATAAATTCTCAATCTCCATTATTTCGGTCATCCGTGAGAATCGCTATAGAACGACGAGAGGGCGTCGCGCTTGCGCTCCGGTGATGGGGCGCGGCGCTGCGTGCGGGCGGGGACGCCCGCGCACCCAGGCGGGCGGGGACGCCCGCGCACCCAGGCGCCCGCGCACCCAGGCGGGCGGGGACGCCCGCGCACCCAGGCGCCCGCGCACCCAGGCGGGCGGGGACGCCCGCGCACCCAGGCGGGTCCGATGCGCCAGGGACATTGCTGGTCGAAAGGCGAAACCAGAGAGATGGGGTCTCGGACCGACCCCATCGCGTCGCCCGGCGGATCGTTTCTTCCGGGCAAACCTACCCTGTCACGGGCCAATCCTGCTCCTGGCGCCTCTGTCGCACCCGCACGAAGAGGCGCACCAACGGATTTGCGCCGGTCTGCAGATGGTCAATGACGCTCAACAGGATAAATCCCGCCACCGCGATCGCCAGGGCTGCCCAGAATTCTGTTGCCGCGAAATCAGGCAGAATGTTGCGCTCACGGATCGGCATCGGCTCCCCGTGACGATCAAGCATCGTCTCGACGACTTCTTTCCAGGGCCAGATTTTGCGCAATGAGCCGACCATAAAACCCATCAGCACCGCCACCATCACATTATGGTAATGCCGCAGCAGCCAGCTCAACAGGCGCACAAAGCCGACCAGACCCACCACCGCCCCCAGAGCGACCGGAATAATCGCCAGCAGGTTCAGGTCGGCCACAGCGTCGAGCACGTAGGCATACTGCCCCAGGATGAGCAAAATGAACGACCCTGAAATGCCGGGCAGGATCATCGCCATAATCGCCACGGCGCCGCTGAAGAAGAGTGTGACCGGATCATGGGGCATGGTCAGGGGAACCAGCCCCACAATCACGTAGGCAGCCACAGTACCGCCTG
Encoded here:
- the hisC gene encoding histidinol-phosphate transaminase, with the translated sequence MPASITGLLRPDIAALEPYTPIVPLETLAERLGLPVERIIKLDANENPYGPSPHALAALAAVERDAPHRYAIYPDPDHVRLRAALSRYIGQPPERIICGAGSDELIDLLMRATLRPGDTMIDCPPTFAMYSFDAALYGARVVPVPRTDQFDVDIEGVAEAVEREGAKLLFLAAPNNPTGTPLARSDVERLLDLPIILAIDEAYAEFAGTSVVDMVGACPNLVVLRTFSKWAGLAGLRIGYAAMHEDVAAYVWKIKQPYNVNVAAEVAAIASLDDLEERMATVARIVAERERLAAALAALPGFRVYPSAANFLLCRITGGAARARTICDGLAQRGILIRYFNRPGLDDCIRISVGRPEQNDALLHALRELV
- a CDS encoding DUF368 domain-containing protein, which encodes MHIPDTATRSFSAIRLFLTGIAMGIADLIPGVSGGTMAFILGIYEHLLSAIKSFNVQVLRLLGQGRWRAALTSIPWGFLIPLGFGIGAAVISMARVMRYLLENHPVYLFAFFFGLIVASIIAVGVAVRWTPGAVVALAGGTVAAYVIVGLVPLTMPHDPVTLFFSGAVAIMAMILPGISGSFILLILGQYAYVLDAVADLNLLAIIPVALGAVVGLVGFVRLLSWLLRHYHNVMVAVLMGFMVGSLRKIWPWKEVVETMLDRHGEPMPIRERNILPDFAATEFWAALAIAVAGFILLSVIDHLQTGANPLVRLFVRVRQRRQEQDWPVTG